A window from Mycobacterium saskatchewanense encodes these proteins:
- a CDS encoding class I SAM-dependent methyltransferase has protein sequence MTDRQERAMSFGSVAEDYDELRPEAPREAVDWLIPDGCEVAVDVGAGTGLFTRRLVSRVARVVAVEPDARMRKVLTDRTNGVRVVEGRGESIPLPDASADAVFVSSAWHWMDADRAVPEIGRVLRDGGRFGLIWTSRDRDVDWVRDLERLPGQEPCEAGSAERFRQRLHFDLPEPRIFDNVAREMFRFVRTMSADDVVAMLGTYSRAIVASEADRAEGLAHARATLAARFPGADAIDVPMRAWCWRADRLAREG, from the coding sequence GTGACGGATCGCCAAGAACGCGCAATGTCCTTCGGGTCGGTCGCCGAGGACTACGACGAACTGCGGCCGGAGGCCCCGCGGGAGGCGGTGGACTGGCTGATTCCTGACGGTTGTGAGGTGGCCGTCGACGTGGGTGCGGGCACCGGGCTGTTCACCCGCAGGCTGGTGAGCCGGGTCGCCCGGGTGGTCGCGGTCGAGCCCGACGCACGGATGCGCAAGGTGCTCACCGACCGCACCAACGGCGTGCGTGTCGTTGAGGGTCGCGGCGAATCCATCCCGCTGCCCGACGCCTCGGCCGACGCCGTGTTCGTCTCGTCGGCGTGGCACTGGATGGACGCGGACCGCGCGGTCCCGGAGATCGGCCGGGTGCTGCGCGACGGGGGCCGGTTCGGCCTGATCTGGACCAGCCGGGACCGCGATGTGGACTGGGTCCGTGACCTCGAGCGCCTGCCCGGCCAGGAACCTTGCGAGGCGGGCTCGGCCGAGCGTTTCCGGCAGCGCCTGCATTTCGACCTTCCGGAACCGCGGATCTTCGACAACGTCGCACGCGAGATGTTCCGATTCGTGCGCACCATGAGCGCCGACGACGTCGTCGCGATGCTCGGGACCTACAGCAGGGCGATCGTCGCTTCGGAAGCCGACCGCGCGGAGGGGCTGGCCCACGCGCGCGCCACCCTGGCGGCGCGCTTCCCCGGCGCCGACGCGATCGACGTGCCGATGCGTGCGTGGTGTTGGCGAGCCGACCGGCTCGCCCGCGAAGGCTGA